The proteins below come from a single Syntrophorhabdaceae bacterium genomic window:
- the chrA gene encoding chromate efflux transporter: MKSPDLSDLFLSFLRLGITAFGGPAMVVYIRDLAVRRQGWLDESTFDDGVALCQSIPGATAMQTAAYVGLKSRGVWGALIAFIGFGLPAFFFMTALSSLYLRYHTLHAALALFSVLQVIVVALVANAALLLGRGLMKRPAQIGLALVSALLFAVGASPFLVILLGAALGALFLRVKRRGGSPQGAYHTPLDVRPILLVALFVAAGMYGAFAVSPRLFEVALAMFKIDCFAFGGGFGALPLMLHEVVAVKGWMTGPTFMDGIALGQVTPGPIMITATFVGYLTEGIRGAVVATGAVFAPSFLFLLITTPLFDRLKSSTYFVAATKGAFATFLGLLLFMTVKFAFLVPWDYTRVAIAMLAFAALLKKVDTFYIVVAGAVLSLLVFR, encoded by the coding sequence GTGAAGAGTCCCGATCTTTCCGATCTTTTCCTGTCGTTTTTGAGGCTCGGCATCACCGCATTCGGGGGCCCCGCCATGGTCGTCTATATCAGGGACTTGGCAGTCCGTCGTCAGGGATGGCTCGACGAGAGCACCTTCGACGACGGGGTCGCCCTCTGCCAGTCCATACCCGGCGCTACCGCGATGCAGACCGCCGCATATGTGGGATTGAAGAGCCGTGGCGTGTGGGGCGCCCTCATCGCCTTTATCGGCTTCGGCCTTCCCGCCTTTTTCTTCATGACCGCCCTCTCCTCTTTATATCTGCGTTACCATACACTCCATGCAGCCCTCGCCCTTTTTTCGGTCCTCCAGGTGATTGTGGTCGCCCTCGTCGCGAATGCTGCCCTCCTCCTGGGACGGGGCCTCATGAAAAGGCCCGCTCAAATCGGACTCGCCCTCGTCTCCGCCCTTTTATTCGCCGTGGGAGCGAGCCCCTTCCTCGTCATCCTCCTGGGGGCCGCCCTGGGTGCACTCTTTTTACGGGTAAAAAGGCGCGGCGGAAGCCCTCAAGGCGCGTACCATACACCGTTGGATGTGAGACCGATACTCCTGGTAGCCCTTTTCGTGGCTGCCGGGATGTATGGGGCCTTTGCCGTAAGCCCGAGGCTCTTCGAGGTCGCCCTGGCGATGTTCAAGATAGATTGCTTCGCCTTCGGCGGGGGATTCGGGGCCCTGCCCCTCATGCTCCACGAGGTGGTGGCGGTCAAAGGCTGGATGACCGGCCCCACCTTTATGGACGGGATCGCACTGGGCCAGGTGACGCCCGGCCCCATCATGATTACCGCCACATTCGTAGGATATCTCACGGAAGGAATACGCGGCGCCGTCGTAGCCACGGGCGCGGTATTCGCCCCTTCCTTCCTCTTCCTTCTTATTACCACGCCCCTCTTTGACCGCCTTAAATCATCGACATATTTCGTGGCGGCCACAAAGGGCGCCTTCGCCACGTTTCTGGGCCTCCTCCTTTTCATGACCGTCAAGTTCGCCTTTCTCGTGCCCTGGGATTATACCCGCGTTGCCATAGCCATGCTCGCCTTCGCGGCATTACTCAAGAAAGTCGATACCTTCTACATAGTGGTGGCCGGGGCCGTTCTCTCTCTGCTCGTGTTCAGGTAG